A single Gadus macrocephalus chromosome 22, ASM3116895v1 DNA region contains:
- the gngt1 gene encoding guanine nucleotide-binding protein G(T) subunit gamma-T1 — protein MPGVINLDDLTDKDKAQMELDQKKIEVKLERWLTSKCCEEIKDYIVAAEEEDILVKGMPEDKNPFKEKGGCVIC, from the exons ATGCCAGGAGTCATCAATTTGGATGATCTGACGGACAAGGACAAGGCCCAGATGGAATTGGACCAGAAGAAAATTGAAGTCAAACTTGAGAGGTGGTTG ACATCCAAATGTTGCGAGGAGATCAAGGACTACATTGTGGCCGCCGAGGAGGAAGACATCTTAGTGAAGGGCATGCCAGAGGACAAGAACCCGTTCAAGGAGAAAGGTGGCTGCGTCATCTGCTAG